Sequence from the Panicum virgatum strain AP13 chromosome 5N, P.virgatum_v5, whole genome shotgun sequence genome:
ctggccgcgccgccgtcttcggagcttggagccgccgccgtcgttaCGCCGCTCCTCGACGGCATCGCTGCCCTGGAGCTTCGCTGTGGGGTGAGGAAGCTCGCCGGAcccttcttttcccttttccccCTCGGTTTTACACGGAATGGCTCTCCGGAGCAGTCTCTATCCGCCAGTGCTGCCTTTCGCCGTCGCGCACCTCGTCCCGGCCGCCGACTCGCCTTCTTAAGCCACTAGATTGTTTAACCATGTCTTGCTCGTGCTCCCAGTCGAGGCCGTGTTCGAAACCAGCTCCGGAGCAATGTTTTCGGTgaactccggcgaccccgccgccgtggcagATCACTGTcggcgccctgcgccgccgcgtttCCTCCAACGCCCTGGCCGCTATCGGATCTCGATCTAGCGGATCGGATATAATCCGATCCTCTTTAACCCCAGGGCCGTCcgatccagatctgatggccCAGATCTGTTCCAATCGAGTCAACCCAACCATACTGGTCAACCAAAccccttttgcaaaagagcccctgcaTTTCTCTGGAATCAAACCGCAGTACAacttagttcaaaaataattatgaaaagtccttttctttttgtttagaCCCCTGCTCTTTTATAAAATCTTACCCGCCATCCTTAGTTGATAGTTTTGCTTGCTAGCACCTGCGAATTAGATTTAgttacatttaggtcctcggtttttttACCAGAGCCCCTGTTCTTTTAATTCCTTTGCAAATAAACACCTAGAACCTCATTTTGGCCGTAACTTTCTCGTTTTAACTCTGTTTTAAGCGATTCTTGCgttcacgcgatcgttgtaacgcgtacaACAGTTCTATAATGTCGTTTTGTATTGTTTATATTGATTGGTGTAATGTTTCTTATTTGTTgcatttgtttgcttgtatgtaagTGTGTGATAAACGATACGCAGTTCGAGCAGCAGCCCGAGCGAGATTTTGGAGACgagaagcagcagcagtttgAAGAAGGCAAGTGGACCTTGATCTTATTTTTCCCAAATTATTCACAAATTATTTGCATTTACTTTATTACATGCATGAGTCTATAATATGATGTGAACCCAATTAAGGATATGCCTAGTTACTTTATCCATCCTTGATCAAAACCTGGGTACTTTATTTATGTTgggtagctatgctagttgctTATACTTGGACCATAGTTAGAGATACTTGATACAAATTCTACACATGTTACTTCATGTTCTATGGTTAATGTTGTTAAGCAAGATCATAtattttaattggaacatggagaaccacaatactacatggctctggtcttggctaattaattagagactctagcttgttaCAGTCTTAcagaaagggcaagagggaatgcatcgacggggtatagctcggttcTCTTGGGGTAGTGGCCTTTGCTAAGGAGCTGACCATTAGGGAGggttatgaccgctttggcttgaaaccttagcggattgacatgagttagggaatctttttaaaggcctcgtagtgaaccTCTCGCCACTCActaaaggaagtgtttaagggccttgcaaactCGGGCGACACAGGGGAAGACGAATTGTGAGTAAAGTGTACAacttctgcagagtgtaaaactgatatatcagccatgCTCACCGTCACGAGCGGCtaggaccctcacatgataattaaacttgaagatgatCTCAATCGATGGTTACTTATGATGATACTATTGTTAATCTACTCTTACTTGGGTTAATGGTATAAACATACACttagttaatgcttgctaaCAAAACTTACCCAATTAAAATTGCTCATCACAGTCAAACCATGTCAGTCTTACCCTTGACTTAGCCTTGCATGTAATATAGTTGTTTCCCTACCACTTGTTGAACaacaaccataagtgtactcacccttgcataaaCATTGTTCAGACAAAGATAACAATTGTTCGGAGTATCCTGAAGACTTTGAAGAAGTCaaggcgtatgtctcccagtcaacTGCCTGTGAAGACGATGATTCCGCTGTTTACTCTGAGACGCTATTTATTTGTTTATGATTAAGACTGTTGGTCATGTAATAATATTATTTATACTCTCTTTCGTATGGCACTGCAATATTATTTCACTTTATTTGTCTATCGTGTGTAtaaaacttgatcctggcatacatacgAGATGCATTTCGGTTTCCCTCATATATTCTCATATATTGGGTGTGACACAAGCTCACGATGGAAAGAGTAAACCTTGCGTGTCTACCAGGGTGCCTAGAGCTTGAGTGTGTGAGTCTCCAGAATGTGTGTTCCTATACTGAGgacccctccttttatagcttcAAGGGGGGCCACTTACAGGATGACTACCATGAAGTCGTGTGAGAAAGAAAACTTCTGCCCCGCCAGTCGGAGTCGCCTTGCCTTCTGGTCGAAGCCACCTCCTCTCTTCAATCGGAGTCGTGATCTCTGTCAGGGCGTACGACTGACCACCGCCTCGATCTCTCATCATGGGCGGGTTGTCCCTGTCCGTAGTGCTTTGCCAGTCCGACCGGCTATCCCGGAAGGAGGTACGGTATGGTGGTCATTCGAGTGCCACCTCGTCAGATCAGCCTGCTGACGATGGCGTGTCCCTGGTTTTGACATAGTGACGCCGCGCGCTGAGGGTGCCGAAGCGATCACTCCCTGCCCTGTCCACTCTGTGGGGACAGGCAGGTGAAATAGTGCACCCCTGTGATAGTGCAATGTCGCACCGGAGATAGCTTGACTTTGGGTGTCAACCTTTTATGTCAGGGGACTTTTGTCTGTATGCCTCTTGGCTTGGACGCCGGAGGGACGCCGGAGGGATTGGAGTCACTGGTGAGGAAGGAGTACGCGAGACCAGAGATAGGCGGTTCGAATCTCGGTATCTAGACACTACAAGGCTTGTGGTGGTGGCTAGTTGCCTggaatatttcttttttttatttggctGTTTTAGATTTTTGAACTTGGTTTTCTGGACATGGATTTGCGGCGGTGGAGAGTATGGTATTCTTTTGTATTAACTAAAGATGATTTGTATATGCGGGTGACGCCGTCGCCCATCTTTATTAATCATTTCTAGTGGCGGGTGACGCCCccgcccgcccctaaaaataattttcaaatttattataaaaaattgtttaatttattaaaaatagaaaacacttcaaaaaaatgtggaatttttgcCATAAGCCTatcatgacatgtagaattGAACAAAAATATTAAAACTATATTTCAGGGTACATAATGGTTAAGAGTGTGAAACCATAATATATGACTCAATCACTCTACTCtctcatacaactcaagacttattttgtcgttttccatagtcatAATCACTATGTACAACGAAATGTACTTTTAATACTTTTTTCAAGTTCTATAGGTCACGATAGACTTATGGTACAAATTTCACTTTTTAatgtgttttgctatttttttgaattaaatggATATctgaaataaatttaaaaattatttgcAGGGGCAGGTGAGGGGTTGACCCGCTCTAAAAATGCATTATCAGTTAGTTGAGCACCTACTTAGGTATAGCATGCTGCCATTATCCATTAGTTTGATGAGCACCATGCATTCCCTGTAACCTTCACGATTTGGAGATAAGCGGTGTAGCCataaatgaaaaataaagaacACAGGGAAGAAACATGATCGAGGCACAGGTGATATATAATCATTTTCGAGAACACACCTGTATTAACACAGGAATAGGAAAGTAGCATAGACAGCCGACCTTAGTTACACTGGCAGCTAAAGCATGTAAAGATAAAACACACAAGAGACCTCCTTATTTTATAGCACAAACATTCTTTTTCgtggcatatatatagagagggagagagtgttGTATCACGCCATAGTAGGACATTTTTAAAAACTCTCAATCTCAAGTGTGCCCGAGGGCAAGGCAGACCCACTGTCCGATGAAGAGGTTATTGCAGTTGATGTTGGGGTTGAATTGGAGGAACTTCTTTAGGGGCAGCCCTGCAGCCTGCGCCACGGCGAAGCACGTCTCGCGCTTCTGCACCCCGTACACCGTCTTGCAGTGCAGCGGCGATGCCGGTGGGAGTGCGTCCACCAGGGTGACCGCAATGATAAGGCACACGATCGTGAGAGCAGCGGAGCCACGGTTCGCCATTGCAATGCAAGTAGTCTGCACGTGAAGGAAGCTGCTAGTCGGAATATGTAGAATTGGTAGGTGTTTGTAAGCTTAAGGATTGCTTTGCGCTTCAGTGTGCAGAGTCTCTATAGTCCGTGCCTTTTTATAGAGGGGAGAGTGCCAAAGCTACATGGTGGTTACTTGTAAGGCCCTGGCCTTGGAGACGGCATCAGCTCCAGTCAAACTGGTGCTACTACTACTTAAGGACATGTCGTTGTTTCAAATAGCAATGCAAGGACGCCATTATTTTGTTCCCATTAGGTGAAATGAAAGAAGTTGAAGTTTCGCCGGATTAGCTGAACGGGAGTCAGGTTTGACCAGGCCTGGGGATAGCATTGAGGAGAATAAACCACCTATAAGGTCAGGTGAATCATAGAGCAGCCAGGGAGAGGTTATGGTTCCAATGTAAGTAAAATTCGTAGTTTATGCCGTTTTGAATGAACAAGGATTTAATATTTTTCACTTATCTTTCTATTTCGGATGGCACGCTTTGGGTTATACAGGAATAATAATCAAAGTATGCCATGCGATCCATTTTAATTAGAATTAGAGGGTTAGCAAAATTTAAACTATAAATTAGGGAGAATATGATTGTGCATTGCGACTAGCTTGGATCAAGTAAGTCCTGAACACCTTGACTCTTCAGCGCCAGCACTAACTAGCTATGGTTCGATCATAGGTTGCTTGTgcgtttttttttaataaatggtTGCTTGTGCGTTGATCTGAGCAGCGCCCTGCAGGGAGCACACGCATTTGCACACATCCAGTCCAGCAGCCGAGTTACCTTTTGGAGTTCGGCAGGCAATCTAGTGGAGCTAGGAGGAATCAAGAAGGTGGAAACAGTTAGGCAAAATTTGCCACGGGACACTATTATTTGGTGGCTTTTGCTAGAAACCATCAAAAAATTATATCGCTGCTGAAAGACATGAGAAAACCAGGTCCATATGCTCTAAAGACACAGTCAGCAATACTTTAGTCGATTTAGTTCCAGAGCAATGGGAAATGACAATTGTGTCCGTTTACCCTATCCTCTCCCACGTTCCTTCCTTCTTCCCCGGGCAGATCCATGCCACGCATTGCTTGTGAACAGCTCTCCCCGCCGTGCAGCCCAACGGATGCCCTCTCCTCCCTGGTGCGCACCCCTCACCGAGTGCTAGAACGGCTCGGCCGAATCCCACGAGGCCCCATTGCCGCATCTCGCTCGTAGTCTCCGGGAGGAAGCAGCGGGAAAAGTCCACCGGAACAGAGAGGGGCCTCTGCCAGGACTACACGCCGGGAAGAGCTGCCCCTGGATGTGGTCACCATCGGCCGGCAGGGGAAAAGAGGAATTGCCGCAGCCACTAGACATGTACGCCTGGAGGGGTAGTTCTCTTATGCAATAGGACGGTAAGAAAGGAGCCTGCCCCACAGCTGGGTGCCAACCCGCCTCTTGGCTTGGACGCCGCACTTGGTCGCTCTTCGATGCAAGAGTAGAACCGCCGCCTGTAGTTGGGACAGGCACAaacgcactactacaaaaaaccatttgtaggggtggataaaaatatattattaagGGCGGACTTCACACCCGCCCCTAGTAGGCAGGTAATGTACCCGCCCCTAAAAtgatttttagggacgggtcaTGTCATGGCCCACCGCTATAAATCTATGTCCAGAAAacacaaagttaaaaaaatctaaaattgaaaaataaaaaagaaaaaatatttgagGCAACCAACCACCACCACAAGCCTTGTAGTGTCGAGATATCAGGATTCGAACAGCCTACCTCATGCCTCTCGCACTCCTTCCTTACCACCGCACCACACGATCACTAGTGACTCCATAGAGtatgatatttttttatattaactCTGAAGATGATTTGTAAtaatcatttttaggggcgggcgacgcccccctccccccgcccctacaaattatttttgaatttattataaaaattgtttaatttattaaaaatagcaaaacacttcaaaaaaatgtggaatttttacCTTAAGCCTATTATGACATGTAGAATTGAACAAAAAATATCAAACTATATTTCAGGGTATATAATGGTTAAGAGTGTTTAACCATAATATATGACTCACTCACTCTACTCTCTGATACAACTCAAGACTTACTTTGTGGTTTCCACACTCATAATCACTATGTACAACGAAATctacttttaatattttttctagTTCAATAGGTCACAATAgacttatggtaaaaatttcacttTTTATGTTTTTTGCTTTTTTGTAATTAAATGTATTTCTAAagtaaatttaaaaattatttgtagggaCGGATGTGTGGTTGATCTGCTCTAAAAATGCATTATCCGTTAGTTGAGCACCTACTAAGGTATAGCATGCTGCCATTATCCATTAGTTTGACGAGCATCTTGCATTCATTTAACCTTCACGATTTGGAGATAAGCGGTGTAGCCAtacatgaaaaataaagaacACAGGGAAGAAGCATGATCGAGGCACAGGTGACATATAATCATTTCCCAGAACACACATGTATTACCGGAACAGGAAAGGTGACATATAATCATTTCCCAGAACACACATGTATTACAGGAACAGGAAAGTAGCATAGACAGCCGACCTTAGCACTAGCAGCTAAGGTCTGTAAAGATAAAACACACGAGAGACCTCCTTATTTTATAGCACGAAGATTCTTTTTCGTGACATATATATAGTGAGGGAGAGAGTGTTGTACTACGCCATAGTAGGACATTTTTAGAAACTCTCAATCTCAAGCGTGACCGAGAGCAAGGCAGACCCACTGTCCGATGAAGAGGTTATTGCAGTTGATGTTGGGGTTGAACTGGAGGAACTTCTTCAGGGGCAGCCCCGCAGCCTGCGCCACGGCGAAGCACGTCTCGCGCTTCTGCACCCCGTACACCGTCTTGCAGTGCAGCGGCGATGCCGGTGGGAGTGCGTCCACCAGGGTGACCGCAATGATAAGGAGGCACACGATCGTGAGAGCAGCGGAGCCACGGTTCGCCATTGCAATGCAAGTAGTCTGCACGTGAAGGAAGCTGCTAGTCGGAATATGTAGAATTGGTAGGTGTTTGTAAGCTTGAGGATTGCTTTGCGCTGCAGTGTGCAGAGTCTCTATAGTCCGTGCCTTTTTATAGAGGGGAGAGTGCAAAAGCTACATGGTGGTTACATGTACGGACCTGGCCTTGGAGACGGCATCAGCTCCAGTCAAACTGGTGCTACTACTACTTAAGGACATGTCGTTGTTCCCAGTAGCAATGCAAGGACGCCATTCTTTTGTTCCCATTAGGTGAAATGAAAGAAGTTAAAGTTTCGCCGGATTAGCTGAATAGGAGTCAGGTTTGACCAGGGCTGGGGATAGCATTGAGGAGAATAAACCAACTATAGGGCTGGGCGCCTgggcctttctcttttttttctttttttttgtccatGATCAAGTGAATCATAGAGCAGCCAGGGAGAGGTTATGGTTCCAATGTTAGTAAAATTCGTAGTTTATGGCCGTGTAGTTTTGAATGAACAAGGATTTAATATTTTACATGTTGATCTTTCTATTTCGGATGCCACGCTTTGGGTTATACAGGAATAATAATCAAAGTATGCCATGCAATCCATTATAATTAGAATTGGTTAGCAAAATTTAAACTATCAATTAGGGAGATTATGATTGTGCATTGCGACTCTTCGGCACCAGCACTAGTTATGGGTCGATCATAGGTCGGCGGAGCTTCCTCGTCGCCCAGTGGTGCAGTTCGAGCAGATCGAGGATAGCAGAGCTGGAGCTAAACGGTAGCATGCTCGCGAGCTGGAACGAACTTGCTCAAGCTTTTGACGAGCCGAGCTGAGCTGGAGCTAAACCTTGATCATATTTTTTCCCCAAATTATTCACAAATTATTCGCATTTACTTTATTACATGCATGagtctataatatgatgggaaccCAATTAAGGATATGCCTAGTTACTTTATCCATCATTGATCAAAACCTGGGTACTTTATTTATGTTgggtagctatgctagttgctTATACTTGGACCATGGTTAGAGATACTTGATACAAATGCTACACATGTTACTTCATGTTCTTTGGTTAATGTTGTTAAGTAAGATCATAtattttaattggaacatggagaaccgcaatactacatggctctggtcttggctaattaattagagactctagcttgtgacagtcttactgaaagggcaagaggtgatgcatcgatggggtatagcttGGTTCTCTTGGAGTAGTGGCATTTGCTAAGGAGCTGACCATTAGGGAGGGTTATgtccgctttggcttgaaaccttagcggattgacATGAGTTAGGGAATCTTTCTAAAGACCTCGTAGTGAACCTctcgccactcaccaaaggaagtatttaagggccttgcaaacccgggcgacaCAGGGGAACACGAATTGTGAGTAAATTGGACAaactctgcagagtgtaaaactgatatatcagccatgTCACCGTCATGAGCGGCTAGGAcctcacatgataattaaacttgaagatgatCTCAATTGATGGTTACTTATGATGATATTGTTGTTACTCTACTCTTACTTGGGTTAATGGTATAAATTTACACttagttaatgcttgctaataaaacttGCCCAATTAAAATTGCTCATCACAGTCAAACCATGTCAGCCTTACTCTTGACTTAGCCTTGCATGTAATATAGTTGTTTCtctaccacttgttgagtaccaaccataagtgtactcacccttgcataaaCACTGTTCAGACAAAGATAACAATTGTTCGGAGTATCCTGAAGACTTTGAAGAATTCTAtgcgtatgtctcccagtcaacTACCTGTGAAGACGATGATTCCGCTGTTTACTCTGAGACGCTATTTATTTGTTTAAGATTAAGACTGTTGGTCATGTAACAATGTTATTTATACTCTCTTTCGTATGGCACTGCAATGTTATTTCACTTTATTTGTCTATCgtgtgtatgaaacttgatcctggcatacatacgAGATGCATTTCGGTTTCCCTCATATATCGGGTGTGACACAAGCTCACGAGGGAAAGAGTAAACCTAGCGTGTCTACCAGGGTGCCTAGAgcttgggtgtgtttagttccaccccgtaaacgcattaaagtgaaaaggagtcttgctaatttgaagtactaaatgaagtctatttataaaactttttgcatggatgggctgtaaatcacgagacgaatctaatgagcctacttaatccttgatttgcaacagtgatgctacagtaatcatccactaattattgattaatcatggattaattagcatcattagattcgtctcgcgatttacaacccatctgtgcaaaaaaaattgtaaatagactttatttagtgcttcaaattgggaagattcgaaacacaaaatttttttgcgtccACACCCtaccgaactaaacacggcctgagTCTTCAGAATGTGTGTTCCTATACTAAGgacccctccttttatagcttcAAGGGGGGGCACTTACAGGATGACTACCATGAAGTCGTGTGAGAAAGAAAACTTCTGCCCCGCTAGTCGGAGTCGCCTTGCCTTCTGGTGGAAGCCACCTGCTCTCTTCAATCGGAGTCGTGATCTCTGTCAGTCAGGGCGTACGACTGACCACCGTCTCGATCTCTCATCATGGGCGGGTTGTCCCTGTCCGTGGTGCTTTGCCAGTCCGACCGGCTATCCCGGAAGGAGGAACGGTATGGTGGTCATTTGAGTGGCACCTCGTCAGATCAGCCTGCTGACGATGGCGTGTCCCTGGTTTTGAGACATAGTGATGCCGTGCGCTGATGGCGCCGAAGCGATCACTCCCTGCCCTGTCCACTCTGTGGGGACAGGCAGGTGAAATAGTGCCCCCCCTGTGATAGTCCAATGTCGCATCGGAGATAGCTTGACTTTGGGTGTGGACCTTTTATGTCAGGGGACTTTTGTCTGTATGCTGAGCCCGTCGGAATCTCCGTTCTCCCGGTCGGGGAGAGGGCCATGCATCAGATATGGTGCTCAGccggcaggggcggagctagagaGCAGCAGAGGGGATGCGGCACTTCATAGCATGTATATAATATTCAAGCAAACATAGTAAAAAAATGAATGTGATAAGGGATTGTAATTTTTTGTTGGGTGCGGCCGCACCCACAGGCCATAATGTGGCTCCGCCCCTGTCAGCCGGTGCCCTAGGTCGGGCGTGCAGGTGGGACTTGCTGTCCGATGGAGCAAAAGCGTGGATAAAATCACAATTGGATTTCAAAGTAGGGGCTGTCCTTATCCATTAGTTTGATGAGCACCATGCATTCCATGTAACCTTCACGATTTGGAGATAAGCGGTGTGGCCAtacatgaaaaataaagaacACAGGGAAGAAACATGATCGAGGCACAGGTGATATATAATCATTTTCGAGAACACACCTGTATTAATACAGGAACAGAAAAGTGGCATAGACAGCCACTGTCATTACACTGGCAGCTAAGGAATGTAAAGATAAAACACACGAGAGACCTCCTTATTTTATAGCACGAACATTCTTTTTCGTGGCATAAATATAGAGAGGGAAAGAGTGTTGTATCAAGCCATTGTAGGACATTTTTGAAAACTCTCAATCTCAAGCGTGACAGAGGGCAAGGCATACCCACTGTCCGATGAAGAGGTTATTGCAGTTGATGTTGGGGTTGAACTGGAGGAACTTCTTTAGGGGCAGCCCCGCAGCCTGCGCCACGGCGAAGCAGGTCTCGCGCTTCTGCACCCCGTACACCGTCTTGCAGTGCATCGGCGATGCCGGTGGGAGTGCGTCCACCAGGGTGACCGCAATGATAAGGAGGCACACGATCGTGAGAGCAGCGGAGCCACGGTTCGCCATTGCAATGCAAGTAGTCTGCACGTTGTAACACCTTGccttgcggacagtccgcttggGACGGCGGACGGTCCACGACGCGCTCTGTTTCACCTGCTC
This genomic interval carries:
- the LOC120675008 gene encoding lysM domain-containing protein ARB_03438-like, translated to MEQVKQSASWTVRRPKRTVRKARCYNVQTTCIAMANRGSAALTIVCLLIIAVTLVDALPPASPMHCKTVYGVQKRETCFAVAQAAGLPLKKFLQFNPNINCNNLFIGQWTTCIAMANRGSAALTIVCLLIIAVTLVDALPPASPLHCKTVYGVQKRETCFAVAQAAGLPLKKFLQFNPNINCNNLFIGQWVCLALGHA